Part of the Lolium rigidum isolate FL_2022 chromosome 6, APGP_CSIRO_Lrig_0.1, whole genome shotgun sequence genome, AAGAAAAAGAGTTTCTTCATAAATCAACAATCCTGGTAACAGCAGTGAGGACTGACTGAAAAATTACCATGCGTTGATACAATGGACTGAAAGCACCTGATTCAAGAAAATAAACACATAGCTGTAAGAAATCTATAGAAGCAGGAGCAGAAGACCACAGTTAGCTGAATGCAGGAGGAATGGCACAGTTTTAAAATGCACCTGAGCTTTTTGGGCATTCTTGGATACAGAGATAACTTATGCACCTATAAAGGAAGCACAGTGTTCTAACTAAAACTTTGGTTGCTCGAGGCACTTCTGAAAGAATCGGCTATCCTGCATCATGAAAGGAATCAATTAGTACAACAGAAACAAAACAGACATATGGGTATACTTACAGGAGTAAGAAATTCTGCCCGCACCTTAAACGCAAATGTGATATCTGAAATGTCAATCTGAAGAGTTACTCTCCTGAGTTTATCTTCCTTGGATTGCCCTAGCTTCAAGTATCCCTGAAATGCAAACTCCATAAACACTCAAAAATATTTTGGAGTATTGTTGATGCATATGgagacatgggtgtttgcatacCTGATCGCTCAAAATCATGCACATGTTAGAAAATTCAAGCATCCCAACTGCTGGGACTTGGCTTGATCTGCAAATTTCTATGTATGATTTGTTGAGCTGTAACAAGATATATATCGATAGGTTAGAACTTCAAAAATGTACAGATTGGTGTGATCAAGTGTGTTCTTTCAGAATATCACTGAGCAAATATTACCTCTCCTAGAGTAGTAGCCTTTTTCTTGCAATGCTGAAAGGTATTTGCCAATGCACACAGTACCATCTGGCCAACCAACATGGCATGTGTGATTACGAAATTTCAGGAACAAATTGTAGCAAAAGCTACTTTAACTGGAAGATGGCGTGATAAATCGGTCATTATTACCTGTTGGTGTTGGGGAAGACACAGTATGCTATTTACTACCACTGGCTTGAATACCTTTGACAAGGCAGTATCCATATGGTCAAATGTCACCTGTAAGGACAACGAAGAAAATGGGTTTATCACCAGTGAAGTTAAGAATTAGGAAGCGGTAATCTTctcaacagagcattgaactcatTGGCAATAGCAATTGCATCAGATACAGGCATACAGCAAAAGCATGTAGTTCACTGCTAGCCAGATTATTTAGTACACTATTCTTTCAAAAGATTTAGAACAGGAAAAGAGGTTCAACTTTCAATCCTAATCATTGATGTTGTTCCATAGATAGCCAGACCACATTCACTTCAACACAGTAGAAATGTAGAATGTGGCCCAGCAGATGAACTAAAGGCACAAGTTAGAACGATGTGCATGCCAAGGTCTGGTTTGGCCTGGATGTGTAGACAACCTAATTTACATTTAAACAGTCTTCACACAAAAAGAATAAGATGAGGTAGTAACGAACTTACAACTCCAAATCCTTGTTTGGAAGAATCTTGTAGTCTTGATTCAAATACCTCCACAGCACTCCTGGAATAGATAATAGGAAAAATAATCATTTTAAGGTGTACAGAAGCATCGACCATATCCAGAATTGTTTAAATAAAGGATATGTGTTTATGTTTTATCAGCTCTAATAATGGATGCAGCAGATTCCAAAGTAATATGATTGTGCAAGAGAAGTAAATTACCTGCAGACACCAAGAGCTTTTCTCATGTCTCCAGAGGCTGCTGCTACTTTCTGGTAGAAGAATAATGCAATAAAGTTAACAACTAAGTGTATAGCATATTCTCATTAGCCACATCCTAGGATTTCCCTACACAAAAATGTATACTCACTCACAGAAAAATGCTGCCTGTTTATGGATAATTGGACTTACCCTAGCACAAAATTCAATGGCCAGTGGTTCAAAAACATCATAATCAAGAGCCTGCATTAGTAACACCATACAAAGTTACATCCAGTGAACAGTTAAGTTAAATAATGTGCAACACCTGTATGTCTGCATTGGTCATGTGGCAAACGAATTACCTTTAACCTATGATTAATTATGTTGGAAATTTGATCCTTGGAATAAGCACGGAAGGTTATAACAAGTGGCTTGCCTGTAAATTATGCCATAATGCCAATGACGGATTAGTTTCATGCATGTAACAACAAACTCTTTAGGTAGTAAATTAAAGGAGGCATTGGATTTTCACTACACAAATATGGTAAGAGTGCTCACAATTTAAGGATTCAAGCTTTGGAAGAAACCGGTCTGCTAAGTCTatggcatttgcaattcctgaaAACACAGCCAACTATCAGTGAGCAAAACATACTGAGTCCTGAATAAAACAATTACTTTTCTATGGAGCTAAAACTTTGTAGTGTAGGTATGATATCCTGTTAAAACCTGACCTATTAGTATGCATCTCGAGAATTGGTGGGTGGTGAGCATGAAAAGGTCATGTAGCACAGCCCGGTCTCTTGTTATAAGATAGTCCATCTCATCCACAACAACCAACCTGGCAACCAGTGACACGCAGATCAGATAGCAGGAACAAAATGGCAAGAAAAACTGCGTCGTATGAGTGGGTACAGATAGTTCTTACAGCATCCTTCTTGGAGCAGACTCTTTGTGGGAAAACATGCTCTGCAGTTGCTGAAGTGGTGATAATTTTCCACTCCCCTTCTTCCGAACCTGGAACTTTGCTAGTATCTGCATTGAAACCTCTATTAGCACAACATGGTCGATCAGTTTAGGGATCAATAGGTAGATTGTGTCCATAATTTGGCAACCAACCATGTGTACCTTACTAAAAATGTCAGATGTGCTTCCTAGGTTGGTGCAATTGATCGACAACTCATCAGGTGTCTCCAGTCCCATCTGAACAACATTAATGTCAGAAACTTCGAGAATGTATCCTCTCTGGATCAGGAAATTTGGTCGAAAACTGCAAATTCCTAATATACCTCGTCAGCCCAGCGCGACACTCTCTCCTTGACCTTGTTAATCGACAGTGTCTTCCCGGTGCCGGGGCACCCGCACACGTAGAGGCTCCCGGCCCTCTCCTGCTCGACGCAGGCCTTGCAGAACTCGAACACGCGCCTCTGCTCGTCGTCCCGGCAGACCACGCCGCACGAGGGGACCGTAGCCACGTGCAACGCCTCCTTGACCGCCTGCATCTGCGCCGGGTCTGCAGGACAAGGTGGTTCGTTTCCCGTCGTCAGACTCAGACCCAAACGAGGCGACGCGGATTGTGAGCGAAGTGAGAGATGTTAGAGAGACTTGCCTCGTGGGTTCCACCTGGGCTTCTCCGCCGCGACGAGGTCGCCGTAGAGACGCTTCCGGGAGGACTTTGGCGACGCCGAGAGCATCTTCGGGGTGTCCATCTGCGATGGTCGAGCAGTTGGTGCGCATTGGGGTGAGATGCGATTGGTAGTTGAGCGGCGGTTACGCAGATCCGGGTGTGGTGGGGGGCAGGGGAACTTACGGGTCCGGCGCCGGCGAGCGGGGACGTGTGCGGGGCGGTGAACTGCGCCGAATCGGCCGAGTCGGATGCGCGGCGAGGGGTGAGCCGGCGCTTGGCGCTGCGCGGGGTGGTGGCGGCCgtcggggagggggtggccgccgGCGCTGGGCTCAGCGTGGCGCTGCGGAGCGTCGGCATCGGGAGAGAGTTGGGAATTGGCGGGAGGATTGGGAGAGGAGTGAGATTTGGGAGGGAATTGGGGAGGAACTGGGTGGGGTTGAAGAAGGGGTGGGAAGAAAAGGGCGCGGCGGGAGCGGGATGGACTTCGCGCGCCAAGGGGTTTTGGACTTCGCGCGGGAACGGCAGCGTAAGAACGTGCGCTGAGTGCTTTGGTAATTGTACAGAAAAGGAAAGCTTGGCGCAGCATGAAAATGTGTATAGTTTTAAAAAAAGATAAATACATGGGACACCGACAAACTTGTCTTTCATTTGCAAATACCCAATAATAACTTGCAAAATTGTGGTGGCCCTTTAAATTGGTTAGCGGTGTAAGAAACATCATTTTAGTACACGTTGAATGGTTTGCTTTCATGCTGGGAAGTTGGAGATGCTTGAGATTTGGGAGGGAATTGGAGAGTAATTGGGTGTGGTTGAGGGAGCGAAGGGGTCTGAAGAAAAGACCGTGGCGGGATGTAGGGGCGTTTGAGCGCGCCAAGAGGTTTTGGACTTCGGACTTCGGTGCGTTGATGTTAGGGCAGTAGTAaaaccgatgactaaaaaccgaaTCCAAAAAAGGACTAAAACTAAAAAGATTAGTAAAAGttggacaataaaaatttacaaacCAAATTTTGTTCGACACTTCGATTATTAGTTTCAACCGTTAGGGCAGTAGTAAAATCGATGACTAAAAACCGAATCCAAAAAAAGACTAAAACTAAAAAGATTAGTAAAAGTTGGACAACAAAAAATTTACAAACCAAATTTTGTTCGACACTTCGATTATTAGTTTCAACCGAATAGACCGAACTTTACCTGAAACTCCTTCAATCTCCACAACTATATGACATGTGCAAACTGTGGTATTGTGTTGAATATCGATCAGGTTGCAAATAGAAGAATGTGATGAAGATCAAGTGATAAGTATATCTTGAAGAAGAAAATTAGGTGAGCTCTTGAAGAAGAATGTGATGAATAGACCGAACTTTACCAGAGACTCCTTCAATCTCCACAACTATATGACATGTGTAAATTGTGGTATTGTGTTGAATATCGATCAAACTTCTATAGCGTGGGTTTTTTTATATTGTTGAATGTTTATTCCTACCAAttgaaaataatgcatgcatcAAAAAGATGTCTAAAATACAGTTGGAATGCAGCAACTTTTACTAAGTATAATATCCAAGTTTTGTGTTGACAACATCACCACATGACCTAGATTCTTGCGTACCTGAATATGATGATTAGTAAAACTAGCAAGTATatttcggtcttcatttctaCAAAATTGAATTTAAAATAGACCAAATTACAAACTTCGATTGTTGGTGACCGAACATCCCCATTCCTAGTTGACGGATTTCGTACCTTACTTTTTCTTTTTGTAATTGTATTCACAAAAGGAAAATATGGTACCGCGTGAGAAAACCAAATCGGTTTTTTCTCTATTCTTATCCTATAGAATCAACTTATTACATTTGTATAGTTTTCTAGAGGGGGGCATACTACACCATTTTTTTAGGAAGCAATCTCATGGTCCCAAACATCCGTGCTTACCTGTTTTAAACAAAATAAGACTGCTTCAAAAGTAAAGAAAGAAAATATAACATAATCAAGCATCCTAAGGCAACGTTCTTATCGATAATGAGGCGCATGTCGTGACTTCATCAATCTCGAGACTGAAAGTGCATCGAGCTCCCATGTGTGGCTTTGGTAATTAATGGTAATCCCTATGTACTAATGTTCGCATTGAGTCATATGTGTAGGAgttatccataggcaatgcttgaaccatatgttggcttcaaggttgcaaataGAAGAATGTGATGAAGATCAAGTGATAAGTATATCTTGAAGAAGAAAATTAGGTGAGCTCTTatgtgtatcttcaagacatcaacaagatgaagaaatAAGGAAtggtgtgcaagttcaagatgagtcctcccgaggagatcatgagcttgagcttgccatccatatggtgatcatggacatATGAAGATGTGCCAAATAAGAAGCTCTCCCATTGTGGACTATGGGGGAGCACTCGCAAGACTTCCTCAAGAAAGCATTATCAAGAAAGGTGttacatcttgttgcggtcaagatcatcatcacgCTCGGGTGGAATGCGCAAGATTAAGGTTTGGTCTTGATATGGTTTCTTTCTTACTAGTCTCATGGTTCAGTTGGGAGATCGGGTTATAGGTTAGTTGCCGCGCTATCAAAAGGCTCTCGATCGTATCATTTGGGATGAGCTCAAACCTTTAAACTCTTGcatatatttcttggttgttatttggatattatatatatggtgttttagagattGTTGTTATTTTTATGACAAGCTCCGGCTCATCGAaaacagattctgcatgtatctcTTGTTACAttctcgagtttggtgattttctcggtttctcatattgAGAGGTTGTGCCTCCAACAATCATAGAAAATCATTTCACACTTGTTTCCATATTTTTGTGGGGGTAGCTCTtgttgtcctctttccaacaaaattggtttcatgtcattccgattTCCCAAACTCAAGTTATTGCAGTTTTGATTTCAGCAGTTTCTGGAGTTTCCATACCGGAGATTCCGGTGTGCCTAGACCGGAGACTCCGGACCCATGGGCGGATACTCTGACCCCATAGGCGGAGTCTCCGGAGAAGTCCTCGGGGAAGTCCCCGGTCCCCTGTGCCTCACGTTTTGATGGGGGAGGGGGTCCGGAGTCTTTTCTGGCAGACCGGAGACTCCGGTGTCGTCTCGCCTAGGGCCGAAGACTTCGATGTTGACACCGGAGACTCTGGCTGTTGTTGGTCTACACCGACTCTATTTTTTGGAGGACTATATAAAGCATTCTTCCCCAAAATCTGCTCACTTCTcttgctctctctctcctccattgctagccttgagaagcttgcctatctctcaatccctccatgattcttgccccctttgagggaaaagatagaggagatctatatctacatttctaccaatcaaatccctctttttgtgaggggaatcctccAGATCTAGATATTGGAGAAATTTTGTGttcctcctttgttcttcctctcttattcccccaatatctctagtagctttgttggaatttgagtgtgaaggattcagacatattagtggtgttcttgacattgcatttggtgcatcggtttgtgtTCTCCACGATAAcatgtggaggtgaaagttcgtgatatattcacttcgggagcttgttcctcttgggtctttgaacCCTGGACGACTTAGTGgtatttgtggtgttcttggggcctccaatCAAGTTATGGAGAAtcctcaagggcaaggccttcgtGAAGgtatattgggagcctccaattaagttgtggagatagccccaagatttgtgcgggttcggtgaccacccttaaGGTTCCATTGTGGATTGAGGgcttcccttttggtgggaaggctcgaggagaatatgataagtgatgtctacgcacgcttctattcatgtagacagtgttgggcctccaagagcagaagtttgtagaacagcggcaagtttccctttagtgaatcacccaagcactacaagaaaagttctgatagacaacgtctcaaaatcgtccgctaaggggtatttttcgtcgcctatgggcctaacccgacgatatgggttctgttgtggaaactgcgtcaggcaaagtccaacgacgtttttcggtccgtcgcgcttgggcgcccttccgccacggaaaatcggaccgttgcgcaagtgtttccgggagcccgttgaccgccgacgtcatgcaaccgacacgtggcgtacgccgttaaccggcggttaacggcgttaaccggctgaaaccccgtggtagatggtaggcccacacgaggcccgccacgtcttaagcgggccggccagctgacatagtttgaccaatcaactatatagctgggctggtccattagttacgtgggccgggcctaacctctaaggttgactggtcaaaacttaaatgggccggcccatttaacatgtggggtccaccttacgactcatcgggccggcccaagaaacaagtgggccgggccgaaacacaggtgggtcccacttttctgttaaagggccggcccatttagtgtgtggggtccaccgtgtagcaagtgggccgggccaaaaacacaggtgggtcccactttccagttaaagggtcggcccatttagtatgcggggttgatggcgtgtatttcacacgttcgttgggcaaccccaagaggaaggtatgatgcgcacagcagcaagttttccctcagaaagaaaccaaggtttatcgaaccaggaggagccaagaagcacgttgaaggttgatggcggcgggatgtagtgcggcgcaacaccggagattccggcgccaacgtggaacctgcacaacacaaccaaagtactttgccccaacgaaacagtgaggttgtcaatctcaccggcttgctgtaacaaaggattaaccgtattgtgtggaagatgattgtttgcagagaaaacagtagaaacaagtattgcgagtagattgtatttcgagtaaagagaattggaccggggtccacagttcactagaggtgtctctcccataagacgaacaacatgttgggtgaacaaattacggttgggcaattgacaaataaagagagcatgacaatgcacatacatatcatgatgagtatagtgagatttaattgggcattacgacaaagtacatagaccgccatccaagtgcatc contains:
- the LOC124658817 gene encoding cell division control protein 6 homolog — its product is MPTLRSATLSPAPAATPSPTAATTPRSAKRRLTPRRASDSADSAQFTAPHTSPLAGAGPMDTPKMLSASPKSSRKRLYGDLVAAEKPRWNPRDPAQMQAVKEALHVATVPSCGVVCRDDEQRRVFEFCKACVEQERAGSLYVCGCPGTGKTLSINKVKERVSRWADETPDELSINCTNLGSTSDIFSKILAKFQVRKKGSGKLSPLQQLQSMFSHKESAPRRMLLVVVDEMDYLITRDRAVLHDLFMLTTHQFSRCILIGIANAIDLADRFLPKLESLNCKPLVITFRAYSKDQISNIINHRLKALDYDVFEPLAIEFCARKVAAASGDMRKALGVCRSAVEVFESRLQDSSKQGFGVVTFDHMDTALSKVFKPVVVNSILCLPQHQQMVLCALANTFQHCKKKATTLGEVIFQLNKSYIEICRSSQVPAVGMLEFSNMCMILSDQGYLKLGQSKEDKLRRVTLQIDISDITFAFKDSRFFQKCLEQPKF